In Dioscorea cayenensis subsp. rotundata cultivar TDr96_F1 unplaced genomic scaffold, TDr96_F1_v2_PseudoChromosome.rev07_lg8_w22 25.fasta BLBR01001515.1, whole genome shotgun sequence, the sequence ggttaaaccctgaccttgtcgacaagtaattttggaaaaatgagactgcagtttcgcaccgtgtccgttcgctgaaataatcaacggccacctatTATTCGCAGTTCTGAAACctggtattcttttgatttcagttatcttgaatagcgttattacttgagaactatacctctgttgaaatatttattttgtatttgtttaacctatgtttaaactttgaattattcttaatatctgAAATCGAGATCTGTTAAGCCTGTTGTTTGAAAGATTGTCTGTAGATGTTGTCTTATCCTGTTGTGAATTTTAAGTTCTTGTTATTGTCTATCCCTACATCCccgtattttgtattttggacttctgTATCCCAGTATTGTGTactttgtagagtttgtaatcCTATAACTCAGTTGGGTTATTTTAGTTTTGCATGTCCTGAATCAGATTatgaggccttgcaggcctatggggctcacaccttgtgggtctgcggtcgtttgtctgcgcaccgggtctggcgagccgggttcggggcatgACACCAGTGAGGATATAGCGGAGGCCATTTTAGAGGAGCTGATTTAAAGGAGTTTGATTCatgtaaataaaagaaaaagcaatGGAAGTGTGAAGACATGTGGTGTTCATGATCTACCACTGGATTTTGCAAGATCTCTGGCTAAGAAAGACCGCTTCCTCGCAGTTTGCTCCACTCAAAATGATCAACCAATTTCTTCGGCATTGTCTCACCGTGTGGCAATACACATAAGCAATCATGAATCCACCAATGAAATCAATACAAGGCATGATGGACTGAGGACTTTTATGGCATTTCTTCtagttaaacttttttttttatcctaaatTAGTTTCCACAATGTTTAGATGTCAGTTTCTAAGAGTGCTTGACTTGGGTAGGGGTGGTTTCCTACCAAGATTACCAAAAGAGATCAAGCTCAGACAGACCATCTATACCATCGTCTATAGGAGACCTTCAACTTTTAGAGACCATTGAGATAGTATGTGAAGCACAGATGCCCATCACACTATGGAAGATAAAGACACTAATTAAGACATGTACTACTCTTACCGTGCACACCACCACAAAGTCTGAAGCTAGAAGATATCCACACACTTGATTTTGTGACATTCGGATCCCATAAAACAATAAACTGGAGGTTTCCCAACCTTAGGAAGTTGAAAGTGGTGATATCTAAGGAACACCACGGAGCAATGCTAACCCATCTACTCAGAGAACTAGGCCATCTTGTTAGCTTGCATATAGAGGCCAAAGAAGGATGTCTTGTAGAGACCAACACAACAAAGGATTTTCCATTTCACAACCACCTTCTCTCATTGAATTTACATGGACCTTGGCCAACCGGAAACACCATATCTGAACTTCCAATTTATCTCACCAAACTTGAACTCCATGATTCTAGATTGAAGGAAGACCCAATGCCCAAATTGGAGAGGTTACAATACCTTGTCACTCTCAAATTCTTTAGAAATGTGTATCTTGGGGAAAGCATGGTATGCTCTGCAGGTGGATTCCCTAGGTTGGAAACTCTGTTTATTACCGGCTGGTATCCTGATAAAGCAAGAAGTTCTGGACCAAAGAGCATATGGAATTCATTGCCCAATCTTGAAGAGTGGAGGGTAGAGAGAGGTGCAATGCCCAAACTTACTTTTCTAAGGTTAACAGCATGCGAGAACCTGAAAATGCTTCCAGATTTGCAACATGTCATGAACCTTCAGATATTTGAGTTGTTTGTCATGTCCCAAGAACTCATGCTCAGGTCAAAGGAGGAAACAGGGAAGGATTGGTACAAGATTCAACATGTGTCAAAACTAATCCTTAAGAGGAAAGAATGAGAAACTGTGAGGTCAACCGTCAGTGTATAATGTTCTCTCACTGGTTTCATGCATGCCTCTTGATGCACTGCACCCTTTATTGTCTTTGATATCAAATTGTGTACTCATTATGTACGATgattaattatagataaaaatgTTTCTTTCTGGTTTAAGCATGAAAAGTAAGATAAGTGGCAAATTCCGTGATAAAgacatttttttcatgtttcctTAGCTGATCAGCATGGCCATCTTTTGCCATTTTCACCTGCTGTTGttgttttctaaaaataaaatacaagataaaaagGAAGTTTTTATGGTAGTGGTGCGCTACAAGCTtgggatatatatatttgtggctTTTCATTTAATGATGTTTGTTGTTGTGTGTGTAGGtactaaaatcaaatattttttgaataatagacgacaagcgccctttttatatgaatataaacagtactaaacagtacttgaacccggatgtacagtatatacagtatgagaatagtataagaatcccgggtgaacagtaTATGGACAGTACGGTGAACAGTACTAtcgggggagggatttgaaccatGACCTCCCtcttatactttggtgtcataccattgggctatccaatggttgactactaaaattaaatttgtttgctCTTTGTCGTCTTTAGTCGTTCTTCATGCAGCCGCTCACATGTTAAGAGATATTTTGGAGCTTTtctaaatctatatatatatatatatatattttgataaatctatatatttatcCCGGTTGATTCACTGGTTgagtttataaaatataatgaaattatttaaagaGTATTACGCACGTACGATAGATATGCCTCCCCAAAACGTTATCCATCTGTTCTCAATGATGGATGTCAAATCAGaggtattttgtttttaaaataactacTTTAAACTTTCAACTACAAAGTTACATACATAATTATTGATATTGTGATGCACGCACAAAACTGAGAAAACACCTTGCCCGGCCCAAACCACCCCACCAAGTAACTAACCTGGTGGGCCGGGACACCGGCTTAGATCACAACCTCTAATACATTAAGAACCCATTTGGATTGCAAAATAGAAATGAGAATACGGGgaatagaaaaagaagaggaatgtCAATGGGAATGAGGGGAATGAGAATaaagtgtttggtttgaggaaAAAAGAATTgggaatagaaaaagttaaaaagaaggATGTACTAAAATTACATTAATACCCTTATAGATAAATggtatgatattatataaaataatggattatatttaataataaatatttaacaatatttattattaattatttataatgtaaatatatatttcaatatattataattatataattagtcttaataatttatttaactattatatgtttattaaattagttaatatcatgaaatatgtttaattaagttaatttcatttaatgattttaattttaatttcccaaaataatttaattaacgtatttaataattaaagctAAGTAGGGTTCGGCTATCGGAGAATGAggaagaaaaatagagaaagtGAGAAAAAGAGGCTTTATATATAATAgggtatattagtaattttataactaaagAATACTTCTCCCCCTATTTTTGGGTGGAATAGGATGTCTCTCTTGGGAGTAATTTTTTTCCCCTGCATAGAGACAACCTATGCCTTTCCTGGTTACCAAACAAGGGCTTAGGAATGAGATTCCCATTCCTAAGCCCTCAATCCATGatccaaacggcccctaaagcAAAGGCACTAACCAGCTGTGCTAACATCTATTTGTGGTTAGTTGTTGGAAAATAATATATGTACATAGATAATTGTTAGACGTCACTAGGAGTAAACACTACTGCCTATAGACTCAACAAACATATGAACTTCAACGTCTTTAAATAATGGCAAAGTAATAAGAATTTGtacaacatatttttattagtcATAAAAGATGTTTCCGCATATCCTACATTTGCAGTAGAGTGTGAGCATACATTTAATACAAGCTGAAACATGATGGTACAACAAGTTCTCAATTGCCACCAATAAAATgcaattttacataaataattagaagTGTGATTAAATTCAATAACTAGAACCAGCCATAAAGCTAATGACTTCTTCCTTGACAACATaataaatacaacaacaatGACCATTTGAGAGTTTGAGACCGAAGCCAAGACTAGGGCAGACCTTCTTAGTGATGAAGCCAACTCTAATCCAAAGAGAATCACATTAGCTCTGATTTCTCTCATattcactaatatatatatatatatatataaaagcttgCAAGCCCTtcatcttattttaaattattttgaactaTTTTAAGTCGTCTCacatttttctaatttattagaattatttttaatttccttttagtttttaaattatatttaaaaaaaattgtttgaggttttatttatttattttaataacagtataacaataaaatgtaggacatatatatataaatatatatgcttGCAAGCTCTtcatcttattttaaattattttgaactaTTTTGAGTTGtccatatttttctaatttattagaAGTATTTTAATCATGTTGGAGGGGCTAACTCGATAGCCCGTCTAACCCCAACCAAATTAATGGGTCTAAGTCACTATTATAGTGATTCAAATTGATAGGTTAAACTTATCATATCCGGTTAAATACCTGATATCTCCCCTTATACGGTGCGCAAATAGGATTTTATGGATTGaatcttttgtaaaaaaattaaaagtaaaatttcacgatgtcattaaaaaaaaatattattggtaATAGTCAATGTAAGGCTCCTTGACTGCACTAGTTGATCTACGTTGCTTTTGTGGGGTCTAATCATTGTTAGTCTTTTCAATTAGTTTGCTCCATTCCTTTGTCCTATTCCTTTGTCTTCAAGGACTTTTCCGACTTTTTGGACGTTTTTTTTTGTCAGGACGCATTTTGGTAAAAGGATTTGAATCTAGCATGCATTACTcctttagatatttttttaggaCTTTTGCATTTGTATcctgaataattttgaaattatatatttgctcatgaataaaagataattatatacatacttttgaataatatatataattatatatatacctctaAGGTTCAAATTGGCTGAAAAACTATCTCTTAACAAATAGCAGATATATAAAATGACCATTAtactcttaaaaaaattattataaaatgacTATTTACAAGGGTTATTTTAGactttttgtatatcttaatctaAATTATAACTATAGTTAATAAAGTTTGACTGACTTATGTTAACGGAATCTAACAGTAGAAACATATCcgcaattacctatatttttcagaGGTATATGTATAATCATGTTTTTCCTAAaagtaaatatgcaattatagaattTTTGAAGGGTTTATAAgcaatttctcttttttttaaacttcatGGTTTCTTCGCGCCGGACTTTGGAGTCCTTGCTTTATGATAATTACCATGAATGTCCTCGTTTACATTGTGGGGTTTatggaataaaaacaaaatcaaattgaagtacctagttattaaaaaatcacTATTATTCATTTGTAGTGGCAAAAGAAAAACCTTTTTTATAAACCAAAGCCTGTCACCTTTGGACTGAAAAACAAATACCAACCGAAATAACCAAAGCTAAATAAAAGACATTTAATGgtggaaattaaaattatacaaaCATATTACAAGCATTCATTTTTAATTGACTGAAAGGATCAATAGGacgtaatttaaaaaataaacaaataaatattagagTTGGGTTGTTCAAAATGGGGTCCaaatataaaaaaccaaaaaatcccTATATAGTGCACTAATACACACACAATTAAACCACTCCAAATGCCCTTAAAGAAAGGTTTTTTAAAGttataaacattattattattattattattattattattattattattattattattatgacaaaAATGACAAGTACCGTCTATAAAAGGGTGACAATTATTAAGGGACAGAATAGTGCATTAATTATAGTAGCTTAACAACCTTAAAGATTTGTTAACTCAGTCAGGTATCATGTGAGACGATTAAAGTCTTATTTTGTGTATGTCCAACAATTATACATATTATAGTagttataaatatacatataataatagTGATCAGACAAATGACAGCACCCATGGTCAACATGCCCCTTCACTCCATCTGGTTTTGAATATTCTGCCTTGCAATTAAAGCCACCATCAAATGTCTTCCTCCTCAAATTAATACAAAGAAAAACTGGTCTCCATTCAAGAGAGGGAGAGATGGCTGAATACTTTGCGTCCCGGGTGTTGACCAAGCTTACTTGagattgaataattaaaattagtatagttaatttaactatttaatataataattaaagccATCATCAAATGTCTTCCTCCTCAAATTAGTACAAAGAAAAACTCGTCTCCATTcaagagagggagagggagcCTGACAGAGAGATGGCTGAATACTTTGCGTCCCGGGTGTTGACCAAGCTTACTTGagattgaataattaaaattagtatagttaatttaactatttaatataatttagatattattcaaattaataataaatgctaAAAGAATGATTTACTGGAacggaaaaaataaaaaaaagcatatgtTACGATATTATTTTTATGCCCTTAGtctaaataaatgatatttacattatctttatgattaataaatttttagaactataaaaaattttgaatatatttttttttgacaaatgcaacaagataataaattttcatgtcAACATCTTTCGTAGCTAAAGCCAATACGGTTAAACCAAAGGTCCATTGGTGttataaaatcattattatttaacttatcattaaatatttaaattaaataattcatttcaattattattgattttaattattataattaaatatttcagttaataatttttttaattaaccatTGCATGTGGTtgggtgttttctatggattttcttcttttgttcggCCTCTATGCTCATGTTTGTTTGTTCTCCTTTCTCTTTAATGTAATTTtggtttatccaatttttttaaaaaaatatatatatattttaaataaacaaataactagggatgaaatatcaaaatttcttcatttattaaataattttagtattattattcactttagttattacaattaaatatttaaagtaaataaattattataattattataattaaatacattaattatatatcaacttgatgatttttaaaaataaataaataactaactatggcaaaaaaaattaaaataaacatattaattaataactcTTAAATATgttaatcaaatatttaaattaattatattaattttaaatattaattaaatgtgAAGAGAGggttaataaatatattacaaaactCCTCCTGGTTAAGGTGTATGAAATTCCCCCAACTAAAAAATCTATTCCCATTACCTGCAATgaccaaacaaaaaataattgtaaGAGGATTTAATTAGGTCCACATGCAAAAAAGAGGCCCTCTGATTTTTGCTCTTTTAATCTTTCAATTCCTTTTATTCCCTTTgacataaatcaacccaattttttaaatttaatgtgaagtggtttatccaccttttcaaaaacaaTGCCTTTACAATGTTTATATACAACCTGCAGATTAgttaaaaaagtatatatatgtgcgCGTGTGTGGCCTTTTAATGAGTGGTTTCGGAGTAGTTTGTCATGTGTAGACAATATGAGTCATATGACCCTATGTACGAGACAACCTTTTCATTTCTACAACTCTATGTACCaatttcaataaaatcaaagtAATTATTGTCCATTGTCAATGCCCTGCAAACTCTAGCGCCCATCATTAAAACAGTTAGCATACTGCatactttttaattttgttagaaTTGTCTATTGTACCTAAGAAAGGTcatgttcatttttttcaaacctCTGATTTATTGCACATAGACTTTTGACAGGTGATTGGTGACATGCAGCTTTTGCATGGCCTTCTGTGTTCCTTcttcataataataaaagatgatGGACAGATGATGAAAGCACCATCTTTGCTCCACCCGTTTTTTAATATTCTGCCTTCCAATGAGAAGCCATCATCAAACGAAGTCCTCCTCAAATTAGTACGAAGAAAAACTCACCTTCATCTCTTGCAATCAGTCaatcaaaagagagagagagagagagagagatggctGAAACCGTTCTTTCACTGGTTTTAACCAAGCTTTCAGAGCTGGTTACACACGAGTTGAAGTTGGTGCATGGTGTGAGAGATGAGATGAGATGGTTGGAAAGCGAGCTCCGTTGGATTAAAAGCTTTATTAAGGACGCAGATGGAAAAGGAAAGAGGGATGAAAACGTGAAGAACTGGGTGAATGATGTCATACAAGTTGCTTACCTAGCTGAAGATGCCATTGATACTTTCTTCATCAAGGTTCATCACTCCAAAGGTGGCCTAAGTTGCATCAAGAGgtaatgtgaaaaataattatgggggtttaaagtatttcaaattcaaatttcattgaatattaGTTTCCCCTTTGGGGAATCATTACTTATACATTCCCATGCCACCATTTGGATGTGTTTTTCAGGGGTAATCATTACCTTGTGGGGGTCACCATTAACCCCATGGGTTAATGAACCATTCCCCTTCAAAATTACCATTATGTCCTTgtgaaacataaaaaacacatataaaaaattaatagttatttgaaattaatttctaattaaatattaattaataataatgaaataaatatttacgttttaattattttatacataataattattgaaaataaatattaatagaaattaattaaaaaagtttaagtatggaatgtaattaaaaattatttgaaattaatttatattttaaaaataattaataataataaattaaatatttatgttttaattattttacaaataataattatttgaattaaatattatttgaaattaattaaaaaatttaagtacagaatgaaattaaaagttctttgaaattaatttctaattaaacattaattaataataaattaaatatttatgttttcattactttataaataataattatttgaattaaatattatttgaaattaattaaaaaattttaagtacggaatgaaattaatttctaattaaatattaattaataataataaaataaatatttatgtttttattattttattaataataattacttattagaaattaattaaaaaattttaagtacggaatataattaaaagttatttgaaattaatttttaactaaacatgaattaataataataaattaaatatttatgttttaattattttagaaatagtaattatttgaatttaatattatttgaaattaattaaaaaattttaagtacagaatgaaattaatttctaattaaatattaattaataataaaataattatttatgttttcattattttataagtaataattacttctaaaaaaaaatattatttctataTACAAAGGTAAAAAGGTAATCTTAGCACaactccattttttttcatttgtcattcccaatgaattacctCTCCAAAcaaacacctttttcattaTCATCCTCTACCCATTCCTTCCCCCCCTCTTAATTACTTCATTCCCCCTTATTCTATTATGGTAATCCAAACGCAATCATAGTGATCGATGATAATAGCTTTCCGGTGTGGGTTTGGCCTAGCAATTTAAACATCGCATCGCTGGATAAGAGTATGCAGAGATATAGGCGTAATGatgattcaagaaaaaaatttaaaattttaaaatataaccaGCAATCTTATCCTCTTATTTTCAACAAATATAACTGTCTATATATGTTgcttggaatatatatatatatatatacatatatgatatttagatatatttaattagtttttttccttttacattGAGACTAAATTATTCCAAtagttatgttttattattgaaatCTCAATCATATACTGGGAGAACTCGAAACTTAACCGCTCTCTATTTGTGGTCaataatcttattatttataatattttatatatttggtaATATTATCAAGTAGTAGTTTTTATGTAACATAGTTTGTATCTAGTTCAAGTCATAATGGAAGCAATAGTGCTAACAGGTTACTGTGGGTGCGGACTCACAACACAACCCCTCATGAGGGCTTGAGTTGAATGATCAATTTTTGACATATATGCATGTTACAGACATATGACTTATCCacatttgtcaaaataaaaaattttgtttgtatcCTACTATCATTCCTACATCCAGCAGTCTTCCTGGATGCCAtcgttgtttgtttttgtttctccttttctttcGCAGTTCCAAACTTACAGTTGAATCctctttaatattattaatataatatagtctatccattttattttaatatatacatatatatataatttgattatttgaatttattagtttttccttttaaaatatatatatatatatatatattagtttatgtttttttccctcCCCTGTTATGTGTTTCTCCCTCCATGACTCAGCCTTTACATGAaccataatttttcatttttgatttagtattttcttttgataggTTGAAAGCAAGGCATGATGTAGGTAAGgagatttgcaaaataaaagaaaggctTAATGAGATTAAAGCTAGGATAGCGTTGTATGGGATTCAATGCTCGGGTGAAGATGGAGATGCTTTGAGCTTAATGCCGGTGAGGAGACGTCATTTCCTATCTCAACCTGATGATGCTGATATAGTCGGACGCTTTAATGATGAGAAGATCCTACTTGAAAGATTGATAAATCACCActgccaacaacaacaagggtCTTGTGTCATTAGCATAGTTGGCATTGGTGGTCTTGGTAAAACCACCCTTGCTCGCAAACTCTACCGTAGCAATGCTGTCAACAATCATTTTCACAAGTGCATCTGGCTTACAGTTTCTCAAGAAAATAGTTTAATGGGGCTTTTGAGGAAGTTGCTCAAACAAGTTCCTGGCATTAAAGAGGAAGATTTGCAGAACAAGGAAGAAAATGATTTGATAGACATGATTAATGACTCACTAAAAACACAAAGGATTTTCATTGTATTGGATGATATTTGGAGAGAGGATGTTTGTGTTCAGATGGAAGGAATTTTTCGGAATGTGAACAATGGGAGCAGGATCTTGATCACCACTAGATTTCTTAATGTTGCAAAACGAGCAGATCCAAGCAGCACTCCGCACCAACTTCTGTTGTTGAATGAAGGTGAGAGTAAAAAGCTTCTTCTCAAGAAGGCCTTTCATTGGGAAGATGCAGAGACAAATTGTTGCAGTGAATTTCTTGATATTGGCCTTCGCCTCGTGCGCAAATGCGGGGGCCTGCCTTTGGCTTTAGTTGTACTTGGAGGTTTCCTATCAATAAGGGACAAAACACCTGTTGAGTGGAGGAGAGTATTGGAGACAATGAGTTGGGAGGCACAAGGAATTAGCACATGTCAAGAAATACTAGCCCTAAGCTATGAAGATCTTCCACATCATatgaaattatgttttctttatttcagtGCTTACCCTGAGGATTCTGAGATATATGGCATTGAGTTAATCAGGAAATGGATTGCAGAAGGCTTCATACCACAAGAAGGAAATAAGATGATGGAGGAGACAGGGGAGGCTATTTTAAAGGAGTTGGTACAAAGGAGCTTGATTCATGCAAATGAGTGGAAAAGCAATGGGTGTGTGAGGACATGTGGTGTTCATGATCTACTACTAGATTTTGCAAGGTCTGCGGCCAAGAAAGACCGTTTCCTCACTGTTTGCTCCACTCAAAATGATCAACCAGTTTCTTTGGCATCGTCATCTCACCGGGTGGCAATTCACATCATCAATGAACCCTTGACCAATGAAATCACCAATGAAATCAGTACAAGGTACGATGGACTGAGGACTTTAATAGTATTTGGAAGAATAGTTAGTTCTCCAGAAATAATTCCCGCCatgtttacatttcagtttcTAAGAATGCTTGACTTGGCTGCGATTTGTCTCCAAGACAGAATACCAGAAGAAATCAAGCTCTTGATTCATTTACGCTATTTTAAGACTGTTTGGTATGTATGAGAGATTGTTTGGTAGGGATGATCTAGCCGTATCATTGTCTATAGGAAACCTTCAATTTTTACAGACTATTGACATAACTTGTCTACTAGAGATACTAGTACCCATCACACTATGGAAGATCAAGACGCTAAGACATGTACTACTCCGAGAAGGGTGCACACCACCACAAAGTGTGAAGCTAGAAGATCTCCTCACACTTGATTATGTGACATTTGGTTCCCATGAAACAATAAACTGGAGTTTTCCCAACCTTAGGAAGTTCAAAGTGTTTATCAGTAAGGAACACCACGGAGCAATGCTAACCCAGCTACTCAGTCGGCTAAGCCATCTTACCAGTATGCATATAAGAGCGGATAAAGCATATCATATAGAAATCAAGACAACAAAGGACTTTCCATTTCACAACACCCTTCAGTCATTTACTTTACATGGACCTTGGCCAATGGGGAACGACATATCTGAATTTCCAATTTATCTCACCAGGATTGAACTCTGTGATTCTAAATTGAAGGAAGACCCAATGCCTAAATTAGAGAGGCTACAATACCTTGTCATTCTCAAATTCTTTGAATCTATGTATTTTGGGAAAACCATGGTATGCTCTGCAGGTGGATTCCCTAGGTTGGAAATTCTGTTCATTACCAACTAGtattatcacaaaaaaataagggCCGAAGTGCGCATGTTGGAGACAATGCCTAATCTTGAGGAGTGGAGTATAGAGGAAGGTGCAATGCCCAAACTTACATTCCTACGATTAACTTCATGCGAGAAACTGAAAATGCTTCCAGACTTTCATCATTTGATGAGCCTTTAGAAATTGGAGTTGTATGGCATGTCTAAAGAGCTCATCCGCGGGACAAGGAGGGAGGATTCGCACAAGATTCGACATGTGCCAAAAATCTGCCGTCGTACTAGCCAAGAGCCTACCAATTATCCCTTGGCAATTGCTGGTGAGTGTTGCTAAAGGCCAATTGTTTATCTATGTTGGTGTTATTTATATTCTTCTACCTTTGTTATCATTGTTattgtgtattttgtttttcatttctttccgTAACTGTTATGGACTGTTCTTAAGAATCGATCATAAGTTTGGTTTGTTGTATTCAAAGAGGGCATTTGTTCATTGGCAATGCAGGTCTGGAT encodes:
- the LOC120256584 gene encoding putative disease resistance RPP13-like protein 3, encoding MAETVLSLVLTKLSELVTHELKLVHGVRDEMRWLESELRWIKSFIKDADGKGKRDENVKNWVNDVIQVAYLAEDAIDTFFIKVHHSKGGLSCIKRLKARHDVGKEICKIKERLNEIKARIALYGIQCSGEDGDALSLMPVRRRHFLSQPDDADIVGRFNDEKILLERLINHHCQQQQGSCVISIVGIGGLGKTTLARKLYRSNAVNNHFHKCIWLTVSQENSLMGLLRKLLKQVPGIKEEDLQNKEENDLIDMINDSLKTQRIFIVLDDIWREDVCVQMEGIFRNVNNGSRILITTRFLNVAKRADPSSTPHQLLLLNEGESKKLLLKKAFHWEDAETNCCSEFLDIGLRLVRKCGGLPLALVVLGGFLSIRDKTPVEWRRVLETMSWEAQGISTCQEILALSYEDLPHHMKLCFLYFSAYPEDSEIYGIELIRKWIAEGFIPQEGNKMMEETGEAILKELVQRSLIHANEWKSNGCVRTCGVHDLLLDFARSAAKKDRFLTVCSTQNDQPVSLASSSHRVAIHIINEPLTNEITNEISTRYDGLRTLIVFGRIVSSPEIIPAMFTFQFLRMLDLAAICLQDRIPEEIKLLIHLRYFKTVWYV